A portion of the Halalkalicoccus tibetensis genome contains these proteins:
- a CDS encoding phosphate ABC transporter ATP-binding protein, translated as MNAVLDVEGLRHAYGEPVFDDVSMAVDRGEILAIIGPSGVGKSTLLRLLALFEQPDGGTISYDGTDVWSISEGQRLALRRNVGMVFQEPSLFDTSVRENAEYGLRVRQSWADRMKRNAAELVGKRNGTSEAALEALDVVGLVENEGQNARSLSGGEAQRVAFARALAYEPDVLLLDEPTSDLDPRNTAVLEGAIGEARDRGIGTVVATHDMHQAERIADRVAVLLDQGVIEVGPTERVFEDPRDDRTRKFIDGELVY; from the coding sequence ATGAACGCGGTCCTCGACGTCGAGGGGCTGCGACACGCCTACGGCGAACCGGTGTTCGACGACGTCTCGATGGCCGTCGATCGCGGCGAGATCCTCGCGATCATCGGCCCCTCCGGCGTCGGGAAATCGACCCTGCTCCGGCTGCTCGCGCTGTTCGAGCAGCCCGACGGGGGAACGATCAGCTACGACGGGACCGACGTCTGGAGCATCTCGGAGGGCCAGCGACTCGCGCTGCGCCGGAACGTCGGCATGGTGTTCCAGGAGCCGAGCCTGTTCGACACCTCGGTCCGGGAGAACGCCGAGTACGGGCTCCGCGTCCGCCAGTCGTGGGCTGACCGGATGAAACGCAACGCCGCCGAGCTCGTCGGCAAGCGAAACGGGACCAGCGAGGCGGCACTCGAAGCCCTCGATGTCGTCGGGCTCGTCGAGAACGAGGGCCAGAACGCGCGGTCCCTCTCGGGGGGCGAGGCCCAACGGGTCGCCTTCGCCCGCGCGCTCGCGTACGAGCCGGACGTGCTACTGCTCGACGAACCGACCTCGGACCTCGACCCGCGGAACACCGCCGTGCTGGAGGGCGCGATCGGGGAGGCCCGCGACCGGGGGATCGGGACCGTCGTCGCGACCCACGACATGCACCAGGCCGAGCGGATCGCCGACCGGGTGGCGGTCCTGCTCGATCAGGGAGTCATCGAAGTCGGCCCGACCGAGCGGGTCTTCGAGGACCCGCGCGACGATCGCACCCGGAAGTTCATCGACGGGGAGTTGGTCTACTGA
- a CDS encoding ABC transporter permease, which translates to MAVEALAFAFVELPFESHYISSVVRVSLYVSLIAVTISTLFSLPVAILVGFKEFPGKGLVTAVINTGMGFPSVVVGLVVLFLVSNQGPLGALNLVFTPEAMIMSQFVLATPVITGVSLAAVTSVEQNVRDAAYVMGGTRLDVALVVIKEARFGIATAVLAGFGRAISEVGSVLIVGGNIAYADGTSYTRNLTTAIQLEARQGRFETAMFLGAILVTIVLLVNWLVGRLGGGGRTR; encoded by the coding sequence ATGGCCGTCGAGGCGCTCGCGTTCGCGTTCGTCGAGCTCCCCTTCGAGAGCCACTACATCTCGAGCGTCGTCCGCGTCTCGCTGTACGTCAGCCTGATCGCCGTGACGATCTCGACGCTGTTCAGCCTGCCCGTTGCGATACTCGTCGGGTTCAAGGAGTTCCCCGGCAAGGGGCTCGTGACCGCCGTGATCAACACCGGGATGGGGTTTCCGAGCGTCGTCGTCGGTCTCGTGGTCCTCTTTCTGGTATCGAACCAAGGCCCGCTCGGCGCGTTGAACCTCGTGTTCACGCCCGAGGCGATGATCATGTCACAGTTCGTGCTCGCCACCCCGGTCATCACCGGGGTAAGCCTCGCGGCCGTCACCAGCGTCGAGCAGAACGTCCGCGACGCGGCCTACGTGATGGGCGGCACGCGCCTCGACGTCGCGCTGGTCGTGATCAAGGAGGCCCGCTTCGGGATCGCGACCGCCGTTTTGGCGGGCTTTGGCCGCGCGATCAGCGAGGTCGGCTCGGTCCTGATCGTCGGGGGTAACATCGCGTACGCCGACGGGACCTCCTACACCCGGAACCTCACGACGGCGATCCAGCTCGAGGCGCGCCAGGGCCGCTTCGAGACCGCGATGTTCCTCGGGGCGATCCTCGTCACGATCGTCCTGCTGGTCAACTGGCTCGTCGGCCGCCTCGGCGGGGGTGGTCGGACGCGATGA
- a CDS encoding substrate-binding domain-containing protein has protein sequence MAIQRREFLSVVGSGAAAGLAGCTGLFSDEGGNGGDGDGGSGADIEGEELVLTTTTSTYDTGLLDEVNAAFEERFGTPVQAISQGTGAALETARSGDADVIMVHARSQEDEFMEEGHGVNRRDLMFNDFVIVGPADDPAGIEGTEGAEEAFATIAENEALFASRGDDSGTHGTELGIWEESGVEPGGEWYLETGQGMGDTLNQASQQGGYTLADRGTFISQQEEIELGILVEGPVEGGPELLANPYGIVAANPAVHEDRNYDLAMGYIGFLTGQEGQDVIENYELDGEQLFFPEAISEDPNFGQYVPEDWQPDGGTEAGEDETDT, from the coding sequence ATGGCGATACAACGACGTGAGTTCCTCTCGGTCGTCGGGAGCGGGGCGGCGGCTGGGCTGGCCGGATGTACGGGTCTGTTCTCCGATGAGGGCGGAAACGGGGGGGACGGGGACGGAGGATCGGGTGCCGATATCGAGGGCGAGGAGCTGGTGCTGACGACGACGACCAGCACCTACGACACCGGCCTCTTGGACGAGGTCAACGCGGCCTTCGAGGAACGGTTCGGAACGCCCGTTCAGGCGATCTCCCAGGGGACGGGCGCGGCCCTGGAGACCGCCCGCAGCGGGGACGCCGACGTGATCATGGTCCACGCCCGGAGCCAGGAGGACGAGTTCATGGAGGAGGGCCACGGGGTGAATCGCCGGGACCTGATGTTCAACGACTTCGTGATCGTCGGGCCGGCTGACGATCCGGCCGGCATCGAGGGTACCGAAGGAGCCGAAGAGGCGTTCGCGACCATCGCGGAGAACGAAGCGCTGTTCGCCTCGCGGGGCGACGACTCGGGAACCCACGGTACCGAACTCGGGATCTGGGAGGAGTCCGGCGTCGAGCCGGGTGGCGAGTGGTACCTCGAGACCGGCCAGGGGATGGGCGACACGCTCAACCAGGCCAGCCAGCAGGGCGGCTACACCCTCGCGGACCGGGGGACGTTCATCTCCCAGCAAGAGGAGATCGAGCTCGGGATCCTCGTCGAGGGGCCCGTCGAGGGCGGCCCCGAACTGCTCGCCAACCCATACGGGATCGTCGCCGCGAACCCCGCGGTTCACGAGGACCGGAACTACGACCTCGCGATGGGGTATATCGGCTTCCTCACGGGGCAAGAGGGGCAGGACGTCATCGAGAACTACGAACTCGACGGCGAGCAGCTGTTCTTCCCCGAGGCGATCTCCGAGGACCCGAACTTCGGACAGTACGTGCCCGAGGACTGGCAGCCCGACGGTGGCACTGAAGCGGGCGAGGACGAGACCGATACGTGA